A section of the Tenrec ecaudatus isolate mTenEca1 chromosome 10, mTenEca1.hap1, whole genome shotgun sequence genome encodes:
- the TMEM100 gene encoding transmembrane protein 100, producing the protein MTEEPKKDILGTPKPTKPTTMEKSPTSDVVVTTVPLVSEIQLTAATGGAELSCYRCLIPFAVVVLIAGIVVTAVAYSFNSHGSIISIFGLVLLSFGLFLLASSALCWKVRQRSKKSKRRESQTALVVNQRSLFA; encoded by the coding sequence ATGACAGAAGAGCCCAAAAAGGACATCCTGGGAACCCCCAAGCCTACCAAGCCAACGACAATGGAGAAAAGCCCCACCAGTGATGTGGTGGTCACCACGGTCCCCCTGGTCAGTGAGATCCAGCTGACAGCTGCTACAGGGGGTGCGGAGCTCTCCTGCTACCGCTGCCTCATTCCCTTCGCGGTGGTGGTCCTCATTGCGGGCATCGTGGTCACTGCCGTGGCCTACAGCTTCAACTCCCACGGCTCCATCATCTCCATCTTCGGCCTGGTCCTCCTGTCTTTCGGACTGTTTTTGTTAGCCTCTAGTGCCTTGTGCTGGAAGGTGCGACAGAGGAGCAAGAAAAGCAAGAGACGGGAGAGTCAGACGGCTCTCGTGGTCAATCAGAGAAGCTTGTTTGCTTAA